In Oncorhynchus tshawytscha isolate Ot180627B linkage group LG01, Otsh_v2.0, whole genome shotgun sequence, the genomic stretch agatATGAACATATGATCCCTCTCTGGATTAGTAACATCGTCGTGACAAATCCTGACAGTAAATGTTATGTAGCCTGATTTGGAGCCAGTTAGACATGTGTTGCTTTGTAGGAAGGAAGACCCTATGAGCCCACCTCGGATGTAACCCTTCTCCTTGACGAACTGCAGTGTGGGTCGTTTCAGGAGGAACTTCATCAGCTTGGTACGAACCTTCTTCTGTTCGGTCTCTCCCCCAGAGGAGGTGGCCGTGCTCGGTCTGGaagctggggaggaggaggagaaggaagacaaggaggaggaagaggagggagggtacATGAGGGGGGGGTACACAGTCACGAAACATGAGCAAGTTGACCTAGCGGAGGCTATTGCAGCTGAAACGTCTGCTACAGTGTATTTGGAGCAAGGAGAacttacacctcctcctcctgtccatgGTACCTGGTGACCTCTGatctctgtctgtactgtaggacTTCTCACTGAtgtccccatcctcctcctcagaTTGGTGGTGTTCCTGGTCCTGCAATGTCATTGACTAACATGCATGATGTTTGAACCAGCAGCCTTAAAGGTAACTGACCTAAATTAACCTTCATTAGggagtttttacattttttatccaGTACATATTTGTCTCCATGTACCTGGTAGCACGTTAACGTGTGCGAGTTATTTCACTTAAAGAAACATACCAGCTGTCGTATGGTGTCCATTAGAACTTTGTGCCAGTCGTTGATGATACTCTCAGTGTCGTACTGTAGCAGAAACTCAACGCCATTTCTGTCTTTTAACTGAAGACAACATAGAGAGGTTATTATACGTTAAACATTTGCTTTACAGATTTATACAGAGGGTAACAGTCTTGGATTAATGGCAAATGTATTCTCACATGATGTTGCTTCCCAGAATCACTTATCACAATGGGCAGGAAATTGGTATGCTTGAATTAAGTCTATCCTGTTAGGATTGTCTTTTCTGTATCTAGTACAACTCCTATTATGATTCCATAGCAACCAACTGTTAACTCACTTCTACAACATTCTTTTTGCTGGATTTATCCCTCAGAGCCCAGCCAATCTTTGCCCCTCGTAGATCCACCGTGACCTCTGGGACGATCTGATTGGTCTTGATCtgtgaagagagaaagacatcatggaggaccaGTTGATGAAAACTGACAGCACTGCATTCCATGAAATCAGACAGCTGGACAAAGCTTTGACTGTCATGCCTCATTGAGCCTTCAGGGCTTGTCTGTGCTGAGCAGTCACTCTGTCATGGCTTCAACACAACATCCTGTATGTTGTATTCTAAGATGTTCACAGCATTCTTTCATTCCTTCTAATAAGACACAGTGAAACATTTTACTGTAGATGTTTCTGATACCATGTCTAGGTGTTCAGCTCAGTGCTAATGTCTCAAAGCTGTTAGTTCCCTCACTCCCTCAGAAATGTACTGAATGTCCCAGGACAGGAATGTAGACTTCCCACATAGTCAGGTGAGGGAATGTGTAACCAAGGAGATGTTAGAAATATTTTTCTGTGCAGGTAACACATGTACACCTCTCACTCACAGAGGCTCCCATGGCTGCAGACTTGGGCTCTTTATGGAAGGTCAGAACTCCTCCGTGAAGAACCGTCCATGACTGGGCCCAGTTTTTCCTACAGGAAAGTCACTGAGTGTGAGCTGTACTGTACTTCAGGGAATGTTGCAGTGTAGAAAGTCATTTGGTAATGTAATGGATGTAATGGATAATGGATGACTATACATTCAAGTAGATGGCTGATTATTCCATGTCTTTCATGTCAGCTATGCCCAGACTTTGGATGAGGTCAGAATTACCTTACTCTTTTCCCGTTCTCTGACACTTTAGTTTTGTTGAGTATTCCAACTTTTTCCAAACTCTGCACCTGAAAAAGGATCCACACATAACATGCTTTTAAGGATGAGGCCAAGTGTTCAAGTGAGACATCATTATTGGTGCCTTGATACTAACCTTAAGCTCTACTAATAGAAATGCACAAAAAAGCAACAGGCGGATTTGACAACTGTGGCTAAACTCTCACAACAAGCTACTTTGTCTTAGCTCGTGAACAGACACCACTACGTTTTATAATGAACAGCATGGAGGGGATGAAAGCACAGACATTTTTGACTAGTGCATGCTTTCTTTCAGGGTGTAGTGAGGTGTGATGAGGGGGTGTGGCAGTTCGTGGTTTTGGCTGACAGTTTGCCAATGGTGATGTGACATCAGCTGTCCTCGGAAGGGAAATCAATTAATATACCAGGAAATATTAAATTTCCCAAGTGACATCTGTTTTCCACTCTCCCAGGGGTAGCTATGCCATATCAGAATAGTCCCAAGCAACTACTACTCTACAAGTACAACACACCATTAGTACGTCACACCATTAGCCCTTCGATAGATAGCATGCATgtattacagtaccagtcaaaagtttggacacactctagggtttttctttatttttactattttctacattgtagaataatagtgaatacttcaaaaacatgaaataacacatatagaatcatgtagtaacctaaagtgttaaacaaataaaaatagattttacatttgagattcttcaacgtagccaccctttgccttgctgaCAACTTTgaacattcttggcattctctcaaccagcttaacctgaaatgcttttccaacagtcttaaagtagttcccacatatgctgagcacttggctgcttttccttcactgagaggtccaacttatcccaaaccatctcaattgggttgaggttgggtgattgtggtcatctgatgcagcactccatcactctccttattggtcaaatagcccctacacagcctggaagtatgttgggtcattgtcttgctgaaaaaCGAAttctagtcccactaagcccaaaccagatgggatggtagccatgctggttaagtgtgtcttaaattctaaataaatcactgacagtgtcaccagcaaagcacccccacaccatcaaacctcctcctccatgtttcacggtgggaaccacacatgcagagataaaccgttcacctactctgcatctcacagacACGGTGGTTGgcaccaaaaatctcaaatttggactcatctaACCAAAGGCCAGATTTCagccagtctaatgtccattgcttgtatttcttagcccaagcatgtctcttcttattattggtgtcctttagtactggtttctctgcagcaatttgaccatgattcacacagtctcctctgaacagttgatgttgagatgtgtctgttacttgaactctgtgaagaatttatttgggctgcaaatgttgaggctggtaactcaaatgaacatatcctctgcagcagaggtaagtctgggtcttccttttctgtggcggtcctcatgatagccactttcatcacagcgcttgatggttcttGACATTTCTTGaaatttaccaaatagggctatcttctgtataccacccctacctttccACAACAAAACTCattggctttaaaaaaaaaaatatatatatatatatataaataatcctttatttaactaggcaagtcagttaagaacaaattcttatgcattaagaaggaaagatattccacaaattaacttcaacaaggtaattgaaatgcattacaggtgactacctcatgaagctggttgatagaataccaagagtgtgcaaagctttcaccaaggcaaaggatggctactttgaagtatattttgatttgtttaacactttttggttactacatgattccatgttttatttcatagttgtaatgtcttcactattattctacaatgtagaaaatcgtaaaACAAATTGgatctctttttttttaaacacattgtGCCGCTGAGACTCTGGGCTCTGATTGGAGTCGCTTCTTTGGAGTCTCAACCAATTAGGCCTTCAGGAAAAAACACAAAGCAGTGCTCTAGCTGGGGCATCACAGAACTGTCATTTTAGCTAGAACAGGACTGATCTAATCTGATGAGGATCAGCAGGAGAGGGCaggtgaggaggacaggagaggaggaggagaactcACGTGGTGCTGCCCCATCTCTGGAGAGTTGTTCACACAGGAGCCGTAGTCTGAGGCATTTCTTCTGTGAGTCGGGGAGAACTTTTGCCCAACAGGAGAAGAATAATGGATGCTTTACTTATACTTAATTCCTAACTTCCTAGTGTCTGCAATCACTTAATCTTACCCCAGAGTATACGGAATACTCTGTCGTGGTACACAGTCTACTCTGTCGTGGTACACAGTCTACTCTGTCGTGGTACACTGTCGTGGTACACAGTCTACTCTGTCGTGGTACACTGTCTACTCTGTTGTGGTACACTGTCTACTCTGTCGTGGTACACTGTCTACTCTGTTGTGGTACACTGTCTACTCTGTCGTAGTACACTGTCTACTCTGTCGTGGTACACTGTCTACTCTGTCGTGGTACACTGTCTACTCTGTAGTGGTACACTGTCTACTCTGTAGTGGTACACTGTCTACTCTGTAGTGGTACACTGTCTACTCTGTCGTGGTACACTGTCTACTCTGTTGTGGTACACTGTCTACTCTGTTGTGGTACACTGTCTACTCTGTTGTGGTACACTGTCTACACTGTCGTGGTACACTGTCTACTCTGTTGTGGTACACTGTCTACTCTGTTGTGGTACATTGAACACAAGGTTGACTGAAATGTCCCAGGTGCTGGGCGCTCTCTCGTTTAGAAAGCGGTGTCAGGGTGGCTCAGTATGAAAGCTGAGGGTCAGGGGTTTCATAAGGTGCTCAGTCACTTCACTCTGCCTTACTGAACACTGTGGTCAGAGCCAGCTGACACACCTACTCTACCTCATAGCTCTACTGTGGTGGGCTCTGTGTTTGGGGACGTGAGGTATGTTAATGCTCCAGTATGTGTTATTAGTCCTCACCACCTCCTGCAGGGCTGAGCTGACATAAGTTGCACCCATGGTGTGTCTCCAGTTCTTCATGACCGTTAAAGAGACCCCGTCCAGCTCAACACCGTTCCCCACCTTGGACTGGCCTGACACTACAGGGGCCTTGGTTGGTCAAATGATAATGGAGAAATGCATGTTCACAGAGGAGAAATCTTTCACATCTACATGAGGAAAATACTGATCTAAACCGGCCAAGATGAACCTCTCTGTAAGTCATGCACAACATGTTGCTGAGGACATGAAGAAGGGGAGGAGCTCACTGTGGCCTTGTGTTCCAATGGGAATGAAGAGGAGTGATAATAACAGAATGCGGTCTTTGCTATAGGCAAATTTAGATCAATCTATTCACATGAATGAGATCTTCCATTTCATACTCGCTATGGGTGTTTTCTAATCTTGATCTCTACCTCAGGCAGGTTCCACTGGGATCTGGAGCCATCTCTAAGGTAGTAGTACGCCAGTCCTCTGTCATCCAATGATTTGATCCACTGTtaccacacacacaatgacaaagacTCCCGGTTAAATATTGACTTTACTGAACCTTTCTGGAGAAAACGTAGTGCATATTACGTAGTGCATACACTTACGACATCTTCTAGTCTAATAGCATAACGGTGCATTTAGCCGTGATGTTCCTTCAAGCTGAGTGACACGGTTTACCCCTAGACTGCATTCATGGACAGCTCTCACTTGAAAAGTACATTTTTATCTCAAATGAGACTAACCAGAATAAATAACGTCTAAATAAAGGGTCAATAAGACTAACCAGAATAAATAAAGTCTAAATAAAGGGTCAATAAGACTAGCCAGAATAAATAACATCTAAATAAAGGGTCAATAAGACTAACCAGAATAAATAACATCTAAATAAAGGGTCAATAAGACTAACCAGAATAAATAACATCTAAATAAAGGGTCAATAAGACTAACCAGAAGAAATAAAGTCTAAATAAAGGGTCAATAAGACTAACCAGAATAAATAACATCTAAATAAAGGGTCAATAAGACTAACCAGAATAAATAAAGTCTAAATAAAGGGCCAATAAGACTAACCAGAATAAATAACATCTAAATAAAGGGTCTGTGTACCTGATCAGGTGAGTGTCTGTTGGAGAACACCCAAGTCCCATCAGGGTCTATGTTGAGGTTCCAGCCCGTCGGGGCACTCCTGTCCAGGCTGGCCCTGGGGATGACTGCCCGGGTCACATGGCTGGGGGTGTAGTCCTTAGGGAAGGAGTGAGGGGTCACAGGGGACACAGCCAACAACTCCTCTTCTGGTAGGTCAACCTCGGCTAGGTAGTTATCTGCTGGGTAGTCATCCTCAGGCAGGGgaggctggacacacacacacacacacacacacacacacacacacacacacacacggtttatGCATTGCACAAACAtcatgtcagacacacacacgcacgcagttGTGtaaacagacacatgcacacacccatacgcatgtacacagacagacacacacgttgTGATAATGTTACATTCAGTGTTCTACTTCAAAACAGATGGAGACCAGGACAATGGATGACTTACCTTCTAGCTTCCTTTTACCTTTTCAAAGATCCTCAATTCAACTGAACAGTTTAAACAGCTTTCAGCTTTTTCTTTCACAAGCCTCTTTAGAATGGTGAAAACTCAACAATGCAGTTTGCAAAAATCTCACAATTAGTCAATGTGGGAATGTACAGAATGTACATAATCTATGAAAACCAACTCTCTgctatgtactgtaggtgtaggACTTAGTAGGAGGATAATTACATAATCATGAAAACCAACTGTctgctatgtactgtatgtgtaggacTTAGCAGGAGGATAATTACATAATCTATGAAAACCAACTGTctgctatgtactgtatgtgtaggacTTAGCAGGAGGACACAGCCATAATCTGAAAACCTACTGTAGGTCTGGTAGGTCTATGAAAACCAACTGTCTGCTATGCTAGGTAGTTATCTGCAGGAGGATAGTCATAATCTATGAAAACCAACTGTCTgctatgtactgtaggtgtaggACCTAGCAGGAGGATAATTACATAATCTATGAAAACCAACTGTCTgctatgtactgtaggtgtaggACCTAGCAGGAGGATAATTACATAATCTATGAAAACCAACTGTCTgctatgtactgtaggtgtaggACCTAGCAGGAGGATAATTACATAATCTATGAAAACCAACTGTCTgctatgtactgtaggtgtaggACCTAGCAGGAGGATAATTACATAATCTATGAAAACCAACTGTCTGCTAAAACAGGTGTAGGACTAAGGACAATACATAATCTATGAAAACCAACTGTCTgctatgtactgtaggtgtaggACCTTTTAGCAAGGAGGATAATCTATGAAAACCAACTGTCTgctatgtactgtaggtgtaggACCTAGCAGGAGGATAATTACATAATCTATGAAAACCAACTGTCTGCTATGTACTGTAGGTTAGGACCTAGCAGGAGGATTACATAATCTATGAAAACCAACTGTCTTTATGTAAGGTGTAGGACCTAGCAGGAGGATAATTACATAATCTATGAAAACCAACTCTCTgctatgtactgtaggtgtaggACCTAGCAGGAGGATAATTACATAATCTATGAAAACCAACTGTCTgctatgtactgtaggtgtaggACCTAGCAGGAGGATAGTTACATAATCTATGAAAACCAACTGTCTgctatgtactgtaggtgtaggACCTAGCAGGAGGATAGTTACATAATCTATGAAAACCAACTGTCTgctatgtactgtaggtgtaggACCTAGCAGGAGGATAGTTACATAATCTATGAAAACCAACTGTCTgctatgtactgtaggtgtaggACCTAGCAGGAGGATAATTACATAATCTATGAAAACCAACTCTCTgctatgtactgtaggtgtaggACCTAGCAGGAGGATAATTACATAATCTATGAAAACCAACTCTCTGCTATGTACGGTAGGTGTAGGACCTAGCAGGAGGATAATTACATAATCTATGAAAACCAACTCTCTGCTATGTACGGTAGGTGTAGGACTTAGCAGGAGGATAGTTACATAATCATGAAAACCAACTGTCTGCTATGTACGGTAGGTGTAGGACCTAGCAGGAGGATAGTTACATAATCTATGAAAACCAACTGTCTGCTATGTACGGTAGGTGTAGGACCTAGCAGGAGGATAATTACATAATCTATGAAAACCAACTGTCTgctatgtactgtaggtgtaggACTTAGCAGGAGGATAATTACATAATCTATGAAAACCAACTGTCTgctatgtactgtaggtgtaggACTTAGTAGGAGCTTAAACTTCATTAAAAAGATGAGCGTATTATTTGTAGACGTCCCATGATGAAACTAAAATAGACTGGGTGTTTAAGTGGAGCAGGCTTTACCGGCCCTTCCTCCAGAGACCGGAGCCCACTCAGAGGCTCCATCAGAGCGGGGTAGGGGCACTGTGGCTCTGGGGACTCCCAAGACGTCTCCCCCGGGTTGTAGAAGTACTGGCGGCCGCTGGTCACATCCAAACACTGCTCCCAGTCAGAGGTCCATGCAGGGGGGGAGGCGGAggtgggggacagggaggggaacTGAGAGGAGGGCGAACACACAGACACCTCGGCGGGAGCCTCAGGGTCTATGTGGGGGTTGTCCCAGGTGGTCTGCCCCGATTCGGGGTGGTAGTAGTACTCCCGTCCACTCTCCTGGTCAGTGTGCACCTCCCATCCCTTAGAGTCCAGGTATGGAAGAGTGCAGGGAGGGGAGAAGGCTGAGGGAGGGGACTCAGAGATGTTTCTGCCGAGCTCCGCTACATTAACGTACACAGCGTTCTGGACACTCTCTTTGACCTATGGGAAGAGCAGATAATATGGGGACAGAGGTCAGCTGGAAAAGTTTCGAACTAAAGTGTGACACCAAGTAGGTAGAACATTATCTGATGCCAGATCTGTTTGCACTGTCTTTACAACAAATTTACAGCAGgaacacaaactgatctgggaccaggttgagGCTAAGTGACACTGAGTCACTCTAGACGGTCAAAATGCTTCTTGCAACAGAGAGCCAAGCCTGTGAACAACATAACCAAAATTTACTTTAGTCTATCACCTCTACAGACAGTCAGTTGGTTCTGTGTAGATAAAAGTAGTTGTTCTTTTCTGGAGGAACAAGAGGCTTATAGCACTCAGTGAGAGGgtgacagagcagaacagagacggTCTTCCGGAGCAGTCAGCTCAGGAAGTAAATTCTAAAGCTGAAGAGAGAGCATCAAGCTCCAGACCACAAACCAACCAACGCCTCATTTGTGTCTAAATTTACAGACGCCCACTATTactaaacctattccccctcaggagcctGAAATTTGTTTGATATGGGTAGTCAGATcatcaaaaagttatacagctgcaccatcacctcttggtacggcaactgctcggcatccgacagCTTCTAATCCCAAACCATtacactgctaaatagttaatcaaatgactacccagactatatGCATTGTTCCCATTTGATACATTGCTGCTACTGATTGTTTATTATTTATGAGtcgtcacttcacccctacctacatgtacatattacctcgactaacatgtacccctgcacattgactcggtaccggtaccccctgtatatagcctcgttattgttattttattgtgttgcttttttttcttattttagtttatttattttttagcaaatatttttctttaattaaaaaaaatcctttattgttggttaagggcttgtaagcatttcatgttgtattcagcacatgtgacaaataaaatgtgatttgattgattACCCAGTTACCTACAGACACTGAAACTGCATTGCCAAAACTGGAGGTGCAACAGGGATGTACAAAGTTCACCACTCAACAAACTGAAACTGTACTGCTTCACAATACTGCCGAGGCATTCATATGTGACACTGTCTTCCATTTAGGTGGGGTTTTCCAGTGAAAAGAAAGATTAATGACAGCTGTCCACAAAGAAATATGcaagcagggttgggtaggttatttTCCAaagtaatccgttacagttaacAGTTACTTGTCCAAAATTGTAAATCAGTatatgtaacttttggattacccaaacgaAATAAGGTAATCTTATTACTTTTCCCTTAAatggcattagaagaagacaaaaaataTCCATCAAAAGCATTTTGTGTGCCATCATAGAGGTCTCTGACTTCTGGTGGACACTCTCAGGTGGAATACATTTTAACTTGCGCCTTGGTTtgatgctgatttgaatgtctatgagaaaacagaaaggtatCAATGTATTtctcaaacatcctttctgaattgaaCTGTAATCCAATAAATAATCatgtagtttttcaaaagtatctaatCTGATTACAGtaggttttttttttgtaatcagatgacatgtaatcagttactccccaaccctgtacGCAAGGCCAATATTCAGGTTTCATGCAACAGTTTCACAATGGTTACTGACACAATGGTTACTAATTGAAGCCAGTCAAAAAACTATGTCAAGAATGCTTACATGACTCAAACAGCTGACTGAATATAACTTCAAATACTCTTTATTCTTCCTCTTATCTGGAACCCACAGCTATAGAAAGTTCCAATATTTTACCGTATGAAGCACAAAACGCAATTCAGAGTATGTAAATATAGGCCTAGTCAAAGCCAATACACATGGTAAGGATTGTCGAGTTAACCTTGTTAGCATAAATGTTAGTCTTGTTGTCATTGTTGCAGCTGCCTTAAGTAATTGCTCCTCTGGGATAAATAAAGTTGTTTTAATTTAATAAATGAGAGAAGTAAATGAGTGTCCATCCTTCCAGTAAACATTGGCACACTCACTCACTGATACCACATTGCCAGAGTCTCACCTGGAGCCTCACCTGTTCCAGAGGTCAGAGTCTCACCTGGAGTCTCACCTGTTCTAGAGGCCAGTGCCTCACCTGGAGTCTCACCTGTTCTAGAGGCCAGAGCCTCACCTGGACTCTCACCTGTTCCAGAGGCCAGAGCCTCACCTGTTCCAGAGGACAGAGTCTCAACTGGGCCAGAGTCTCACATGGAGTCTCATCTCTTCCAGAGGCCAGATCTTCACATGGAGGCTCACCTGTTCCAGAGGCCAGAGACTCACATGTTCCAGAGGCCAGAGACTCAACTGGGCCAGAGTCTCACCTGGAGTCTCATCTATTCCAGAGGCCAGAGCCTCACCTGGAGGCTCACCTGTTCCAGAGGTCAGAGTCTCACCTGGAGGCTCACCTGTTCCAGAGGCCAGAGTCTCACCTGTTCCAGAGGTCAGAGTCTCACCTGTTCCAGAGGCCAGAGTCTCACCTGTTCCAGAGGTCAGAGTCTCACCTGGATGCTCACCTGTTCCAGAGGCCAGAGTCACACCTGTTCCAGAGGTCAGAGTCTCACCTGTTCCAGAGGTCAGAGTCTCACCTGGATGCTCACCTGTTCCAGAGGCCAGAGTCTCACCTGTTCCAGAGGTCAGAGTCTCACCTGTTCCAGAGGCCAGAGTCTCACCTGGATGCTCACCTGTTTCAGAGGTCAGAGTCTCACCTGGAGTCTCACCTGTTCCAGAGGCCATAGCCTCACCTGGAGCCTCACCTGTTCCAGAGGTCAGAGTCTCACCTGGAGTCTCACCTGTTCTAGAGGCCAGTGCCTCACCTGGAGTCTCACCTGTTCTAGAGGCCAGAGCCTCACCTGGACTCTCACCTGTTCCAGAGGCCAGAGCCTCACCTGTTCCAGAGGACAGAGTCTCAACTGGGCCAGAGTCTCAGTCTCCTTCCAGAGGCCAGATCTTCACATGCTCACCTGTTCCAGAGGCCAGAGACTCACATGTTCCAGAGGCCAGAGACTCACTGGGCCAGAGTCTGTCTCATCTATTCCAGAGGCCAGAGCCTCACCAGCTCACCTGTTCCAGAGGTCAGAGTCTCACCTGGAGGCTCACCTGTTCCAGAGGCCAGAGTCTCACCTGTTCCAGAGGTCAGAGTCTCACCTGTTCCAGAGGCCAGAGTCTCACCTGTTCCAGAGGTCAGAGTCTCACCTGGATGCTCACCTGTTCCAGAGGCCAGAGTCACACCTGTTCCAGAGGTCAGAGTCTCACCTGTTCCAGAGGTCAGAGTCTCACCTGGATGCTCACCTGTTCCAGAGGCCAGAGTCTCACCTGTTCCAGAGGCCAGAGCCTCACCTGGAGGATCACCTGTTCCAGAGGTCAGAGCCTCACCTGGAGGATCACCTGTTCCAGAGGTCAGAGCCTCACCTGGATGCTCACCTGTTCCAGAGGCCAGAGTCTCACCTGTTTCAGAGGTCAGAGTCTCACCTGGAGTCTCACCTGTTCCAGTGGCCAGTCTCACCTGGATGCTCACCTGTTCCAGAGGTCAGAGTCTCA encodes the following:
- the LOC112261406 gene encoding rho GTPase-activating protein 27-like isoform X1, which gives rise to MAMVQVQFEYEYTAKDGALVSIKPNERYILVSRTNDYWWHVRKDQRTKPFYIPAKYVRELSVKTQGPLDLTNSGTQSRTFLLSTTDREPLDMSNKGQWSGAVTKVHMSMDHSARATTLRMSTFGVSLDIDDIKHYEHMKTMVGLQTSNNETRDIKPHDLKRRSLAPGFSFTSASDAQGLGDMLQHCSLKLHVSPEPTSRLPQLTDFVGTELAGSLGSTETPAEQQQSLDRTSGPIDITAPSPTAQVKESVQNAVYVNVAELGRNISESPPSAFSPPCTLPYLDSKGWEVHTDQESGREYYYHPESGQTTWDNPHIDPEAPAEVSVCSPSSQFPSLSPTSASPPAWTSDWEQCLDVTSGRQYFYNPGETSWESPEPQCPYPALMEPLSGLRSLEEGPPPLPEDDYPADNYLAEVDLPEEELLAVSPVTPHSFPKDYTPSHVTRAVIPRASLDRSAPTGWNLNIDPDGTWVFSNRHSPDQWIKSLDDRGLAYYYLRDGSRSQWNLPEAPVVSGQSKVGNGVELDGVSLTVMKNWRHTMGATYVSSALQEVFSPTHRRNASDYGSCVNNSPEMGQHHVQSLEKVGILNKTKVSENGKRVRKNWAQSWTVLHGGVLTFHKEPKSAAMGASIKTNQIVPEVTVDLRGAKIGWALRDKSSKKNVVELKDRNGVEFLLQYDTESIINDWHKVLMDTIRQLDQEHHQSEEEDGDISEKSYSTDRDQRSPGTMDRRRRSSRPSTATSSGGETEQKKVRTKLMKFLLKRPTLQFVKEKGYIRDNVFCCHLAALCAQEKTTIPSFVEKCIRAVEKRGLDMDGLYRVSGNLAVIQKLRFKADHEELDLEDGQWEDIHVITGALKLFFRELPEPLFPFSHFSCFIQAIRTVDYHHKVSYMQELVESLPRPNHDTMELLFSHLRKVIEYGEENRMTVQNVAIVFGPTLLRPEMESANIAMHMVFQNQIVELILNQYEYIFHSS
- the LOC112261406 gene encoding rho GTPase-activating protein 15-like isoform X5: MVDLYAKPQHGYRVRGSLAQVKESVQNAVYVNVAELGRNISESPPSAFSPPCTLPYLDSKGWEVHTDQESGREYYYHPESGQTTWDNPHIDPEAPAEVSVCSPSSQFPSLSPTSASPPAWTSDWEQCLDVTSGRQYFYNPGETSWESPEPQCPYPALMEPLSGLRSLEEGPPPLPEDDYPADNYLAEVDLPEEELLAVSPVTPHSFPKDYTPSHVTRAVIPRASLDRSAPTGWNLNIDPDGTWVFSNRHSPDQWIKSLDDRGLAYYYLRDGSRSQWNLPEAPVVSGQSKVGNGVELDGVSLTVMKNWRHTMGATYVSSALQEVFSPTHRRNASDYGSCVNNSPEMGQHHVQSLEKVGILNKTKVSENGKRVRKNWAQSWTVLHGGVLTFHKEPKSAAMGASIKTNQIVPEVTVDLRGAKIGWALRDKSSKKNVVELKDRNGVEFLLQYDTESIINDWHKVLMDTIRQLDQEHHQSEEEDGDISEKSYSTDRDQRSPGTMDRRRRSSRPSTATSSGGETEQKKVRTKLMKFLLKRPTLQFVKEKGYIRDNVFCCHLAALCAQEKTTIPSFVEKCIRAVEKRGLDMDGLYRVSGNLAVIQKLRFKADHEELDLEDGQWEDIHVITGALKLFFRELPEPLFPFSHFSCFIQAIRTVDYHHKVSYMQELVESLPRPNHDTMELLFSHLRKVIEYGEENRMTVQNVAIVFGPTLLRPEMESANIAMHMVFQNQIVELILNQYEYIFHSS